A genome region from Nitrospira sp. includes the following:
- a CDS encoding DUF4157 domain-containing protein: MKSSKGQVLPLPSVGAPSARGFLQRTCACGGSGGLSGSCSECEKKKMLGQSLQTKLRINEPGDEYEQEADRVADQVLRMPGVGTPSSFGSAASIVQRRLAGDGTMLSRATGEELTPVSEQPASDGAAPKAAAADEGGSRCPSWRNDSESISKRAAESYVQHDITPPSQARVEKIDCEPPVSNGNYGCFVYFSDGLVVRVIVRATDIVVGMGPRQISTETPPAATPLCFYDYHCPDGFLVLTKRECKSAKSSAPHPPGAPSAVVQRRAASGSSGPIAAPPIVHDVLTSSGRPLDRPTRSFFESRFGHDFGHVRVHADALASESAQAVNALAYTVGSHVVFRTGQFDPSSHAGQRLLAHELTHVLQQASTIRPVGTTSGLSQIQEVGSPFLQRTPKEEELAKMSAADIMNEQGYIDNNMKSIDFYQAELAIVHYQDGSTLRLGLIPEWIEKPIEGVDYRTSPEEHLPVATETPATFKFIPRGRQAVVPPTATFKEVLDLTTQTVQFRVEGKSGKIVPTEVNTLTAPNLCTILNEAEAQYTKSFDAMAEGAVQTLEKLGLIVTLASFLTAGGALSGTAKEAGKRGAAGAAGRAGTSVVAAAEAQLTSKFASLLETGAVETMTVEGVTFTNVRVALKGGELLVRRLGIQNVSAVAGQGRLVHAGFEQAAIAAARAAGATSTRVALETVVNQSWRSYVVGRGYAPYLIEKVGAKGFEVLFAKVFTL, encoded by the coding sequence ATGAAATCGTCCAAAGGACAGGTGCTGCCCCTTCCAAGCGTGGGCGCTCCCTCGGCGCGAGGCTTTCTGCAGCGGACCTGCGCCTGTGGCGGATCCGGTGGGTTGTCGGGCAGCTGTTCGGAGTGTGAGAAGAAAAAGATGCTCGGGCAATCCCTGCAGACCAAGCTGCGAATCAATGAGCCTGGCGATGAGTACGAGCAAGAAGCCGATCGGGTCGCGGACCAGGTGCTGCGGATGCCGGGTGTCGGAACACCTTCCAGCTTCGGATCCGCCGCATCAATCGTGCAACGGCGCCTGGCCGGAGATGGCACGATGCTCAGCCGGGCGACGGGAGAGGAATTGACACCGGTCAGCGAGCAGCCTGCCTCCGACGGGGCTGCTCCGAAAGCCGCTGCGGCTGACGAAGGCGGCAGTCGCTGCCCGAGCTGGCGAAACGATTCTGAGAGCATCAGCAAACGGGCTGCCGAAAGTTATGTGCAACACGACATCACGCCGCCCTCGCAGGCGAGGGTGGAAAAAATCGACTGTGAGCCGCCGGTCTCCAATGGCAACTACGGATGTTTCGTGTATTTCAGCGATGGTTTGGTGGTCAGAGTGATTGTGCGGGCAACCGACATCGTGGTCGGCATGGGACCGCGACAAATCTCCACGGAAACGCCGCCGGCCGCGACGCCATTGTGTTTTTATGACTATCACTGTCCGGATGGATTCCTCGTCCTCACCAAGCGGGAGTGTAAGAGCGCGAAGTCGTCGGCACCGCACCCGCCGGGCGCCCCATCGGCAGTTGTGCAGCGAAGGGCGGCCTCGGGTTCGTCCGGTCCGATCGCCGCACCTCCGATCGTGCACGACGTGTTGACGTCATCGGGTCGTCCGCTGGATCGCCCGACCCGCAGTTTCTTTGAGTCGCGCTTCGGGCACGATTTCGGCCATGTCCGTGTCCATGCCGATGCGTTGGCTTCTGAATCAGCGCAAGCCGTCAATGCCTTAGCCTATACGGTTGGGTCGCATGTCGTGTTCCGCACCGGGCAATTCGATCCAAGTTCGCATGCCGGCCAGCGGCTCTTAGCGCATGAATTGACCCATGTCCTGCAACAAGCATCGACCATTCGCCCAGTCGGAACGACATCAGGCTTGTCTCAAATCCAGGAGGTGGGTTCGCCGTTTCTTCAGCGGACGCCAAAAGAGGAGGAGCTCGCCAAGATGTCCGCCGCCGATATCATGAACGAGCAGGGTTACATCGACAACAACATGAAGAGCATCGACTTTTACCAGGCGGAACTGGCCATTGTTCACTATCAGGACGGGAGTACACTCAGATTGGGCCTCATCCCGGAGTGGATCGAAAAGCCAATCGAGGGCGTGGATTATCGAACCTCTCCTGAGGAGCATCTACCTGTAGCCACCGAAACCCCCGCCACCTTCAAGTTCATCCCACGAGGCAGGCAGGCGGTGGTGCCGCCAACCGCCACCTTCAAGGAGGTTTTGGATCTCACGACGCAGACCGTGCAGTTCAGGGTGGAAGGAAAGAGCGGCAAGATTGTTCCCACTGAAGTGAATACCCTTACGGCCCCAAACCTGTGCACGATTCTAAATGAAGCCGAAGCCCAATATACGAAGTCCTTTGACGCCATGGCGGAGGGAGCCGTTCAGACGTTGGAAAAGTTGGGCCTCATCGTAACCCTGGCGAGTTTTCTGACTGCTGGCGGCGCGCTCAGCGGAACGGCTAAGGAGGCGGGGAAACGCGGAGCCGCCGGTGCGGCCGGCCGTGCAGGTACGTCGGTCGTGGCCGCAGCCGAAGCACAGCTGACGAGCAAATTTGCCAGCTTGCTCGAAACGGGAGCCGTTGAAACGATGACGGTCGAAGGCGTCACGTTTACCAACGTCAGAGTGGCGCTCAAAGGCGGCGAGCTGTTGGTTCGGAGGTTGGGCATACAAAACGTATCAGCAGTCGCGGGACAAGGACGACTGGTTCATGCCGGATTCGAACAAGCGGCGATCGCTGCCGCTCGTGCGGCAGGGGCGACTTCGACACGAGTGGCCTTAGAGACCGTCGTCAATCAAAGTTGGCGGAGCTACGTGGTTGGGCGAGGCTACGCGCCATATCTGATTGAGAAAGTCGGTGCCAAAGGATTCGAAGTCTTGTTCGCGAAAGTGTTTACTCTGTAG
- a CDS encoding ATP-binding protein, with product MSARVAYDTWVQANQRCLVREFDRLKDRLTGGGQAEAVGSNIDEIDAAGSAPAAIDVLTNLFGLSRFERDVLLLCAGVEMNAEVARICGEALAPGHRPSVTFGLALAALEEPHWSALTPVSPLRRWRLVELDESMGVANARLRIDERVLHYLAGVNYLDPRLRPLLHVRHTGELLAAAHRETAATILSAIGGSWSSSGLVLLTGDDLQGQGDIAASVASELGLQLYVLPAALVPTGAPEIEALGVLWQREAFLLHAALIVECTEHEVPKQVGGFVDQLSGLVFVIGSDLPPLVRQAVSYVVNRPQAVEQRALWEQALGQDAALVNGSLDGVSWQFRLSAGTIATTGAQVRKRLAGNERPEGLLWRACQTAGRSKLDDLAQRIEPAADWEALIVSTQQQTTLRAMVAQVRHRLTVYQDWGFGSHGTRGLGITALFAGESGTGKTLASEVLANELNLDLYRIDLSAVVSKYIGETERNLRRLFDAADESGAILLFDEADALFGKRSEVKDSHDRYANIEVSYLLQRMEAYRGLAILTTNMKASLDQAFHRRLRFVVHFPFPDAAQREAIWRTMFPASAPVEGLDYAKLARLHMAGGSIRNIALNAAFLAAQARQPLRMGHLLQAAQSEAGKRDRPLSDAETRGWV from the coding sequence ATGAGCGCTCGCGTCGCATATGACACGTGGGTTCAGGCCAACCAACGGTGTTTGGTCCGCGAGTTCGACCGCCTGAAGGACAGACTCACGGGTGGGGGGCAAGCGGAGGCCGTCGGGTCCAATATCGACGAGATCGACGCGGCGGGATCGGCCCCGGCGGCCATTGATGTCCTGACCAATCTGTTCGGCCTGAGTCGATTCGAGCGCGATGTGCTGTTGCTGTGCGCAGGAGTCGAGATGAATGCCGAGGTCGCGCGCATCTGCGGCGAGGCGCTGGCTCCCGGCCATCGACCCTCCGTTACCTTCGGCCTGGCTCTGGCCGCACTTGAAGAGCCGCATTGGAGCGCGTTGACCCCGGTCAGTCCGTTGCGTCGCTGGCGGCTGGTAGAACTCGATGAGAGCATGGGAGTGGCGAATGCGCGTCTCCGTATCGACGAGCGCGTGTTGCACTACCTGGCCGGCGTCAATTATCTCGATCCGCGGCTACGGCCCCTCCTCCATGTCAGACACACCGGTGAGTTGCTGGCCGCCGCTCATCGAGAGACTGCCGCTACGATTCTGTCCGCGATTGGAGGCAGCTGGTCCTCGTCCGGTCTCGTTCTTCTGACGGGGGACGATCTGCAAGGGCAGGGTGATATCGCGGCCTCCGTGGCATCGGAACTGGGACTGCAATTGTATGTACTTCCGGCGGCACTCGTGCCGACCGGCGCGCCGGAGATCGAGGCGCTGGGGGTGTTATGGCAGCGGGAAGCGTTTCTGCTCCATGCGGCGTTGATCGTCGAATGCACGGAACATGAGGTGCCGAAGCAGGTGGGAGGGTTCGTCGATCAACTCAGCGGCCTGGTGTTCGTGATCGGCTCGGACTTGCCGCCGCTCGTGCGGCAAGCGGTTTCATACGTCGTCAACCGGCCGCAGGCGGTGGAGCAACGGGCCTTGTGGGAGCAGGCACTCGGCCAGGATGCCGCGTTGGTCAATGGCTCCCTCGACGGCGTCTCCTGGCAGTTTCGCTTGAGTGCCGGGACGATCGCGACCACGGGTGCGCAGGTGCGCAAACGATTGGCAGGGAACGAACGACCGGAAGGGCTGCTCTGGCGGGCGTGCCAAACGGCGGGCCGATCCAAACTCGATGACCTCGCGCAACGGATCGAACCGGCCGCCGATTGGGAGGCGCTGATCGTGTCAACTCAGCAACAGACGACCCTGCGTGCCATGGTGGCTCAGGTACGGCATCGGCTGACGGTATACCAGGACTGGGGGTTCGGCAGCCACGGCACCAGGGGCCTCGGCATCACGGCTCTCTTCGCAGGTGAAAGCGGAACCGGAAAGACTCTGGCGTCCGAAGTGCTGGCCAACGAGTTGAATCTCGATCTCTACCGCATCGACCTCTCGGCCGTCGTCAGTAAATATATCGGCGAGACGGAACGGAATTTGCGGCGCCTGTTCGATGCGGCGGATGAAAGCGGGGCGATTCTGCTGTTCGATGAAGCCGATGCCCTGTTCGGCAAACGGAGCGAAGTGAAGGACAGCCACGATCGCTATGCCAATATCGAAGTGAGCTATTTGCTCCAGCGCATGGAGGCCTATCGGGGGTTGGCCATCCTGACCACCAATATGAAGGCGTCGCTCGACCAGGCCTTTCATCGGCGGTTACGTTTCGTGGTCCATTTTCCCTTTCCCGATGCCGCGCAGCGGGAAGCCATTTGGCGCACCATGTTTCCCGCGTCGGCACCGGTCGAAGGACTGGATTACGCCAAGCTCGCGCGGCTGCACATGGCCGGCGGGAGTATCCGAAACATCGCCCTCAACGCTGCCTTTCTCGCGGCGCAGGCCAGGCAGCCCCTGCGCATGGGACATCTGCTGCAGGCGGCGCAGAGCGAGGCGGGCAAGCGGGACCGGCCCCTGTCGGATGCCGAGACCAGGGGGTGGGTATGA
- a CDS encoding LysM domain-containing protein, whose amino-acid sequence MSDLLQALLDSALKPNPFPPTSRYYNVTTTSRLAPDGTMQVYLRRRFVPASDRFTVVQEHRVAAGERIDHLAATYLGDPEQYWRLCDANDAVRPDALMERLDSVIDIALPQDATGVPGA is encoded by the coding sequence ATGAGCGATCTATTACAGGCTCTATTGGACAGTGCGCTGAAGCCGAATCCCTTTCCGCCGACGAGTCGTTATTACAATGTCACGACCACGTCGCGACTCGCTCCCGACGGCACGATGCAGGTCTATTTGCGGCGACGCTTTGTGCCGGCGAGCGATCGGTTCACCGTCGTGCAGGAACACCGGGTGGCGGCCGGTGAGCGGATCGATCACTTGGCTGCGACCTATCTGGGTGATCCTGAGCAATACTGGCGGCTGTGCGATGCCAACGATGCGGTGCGTCCGGATGCGCTCATGGAACGGTTGGACAGCGTGATCGATATCGCGCTGCCGCAAGATGCGACAGGAGTTCCCGGTGCTTAA
- a CDS encoding DUF4157 domain-containing protein, whose product MKSGRLTLDPTAFSVDRGADKFGWSFARGSGVGKSVDQQLLGTDLPFSTRREAEQRFNHSFAHVRVHDDRDGGMVALGLGARAVTVGHHIYAAPGALQADRRGLLMHELSHVVAQDPALGTYAGIVPQDHPAERAARQAESGQHVTISHAPIGIYRSPMTRDHFENEMRLFGVRKIFTATFEQQRERLNYFGAGARPGDLLTKAAWKAWSPGDDSAVYDWIVAAFSGFARTFGGVPKVTEIGFFPVDYELAADGTLAPKRNVAADFGGGRMAIYRTAVDQAGNFLIPAGRSTDGVRAQLNPSTEAQGVTGAITHELGHGLVETALTPQGKNPAPDPQFMRDYRLAAGWTSGAKPELFDAGAAEVQTALEGGQTPPAKYKITEANWNEPTWVEQPMTLYMTTHPSEDLPEAVAAYVNTPGLLRQRSLRRFQFLDTHRAVLAPFLQLHFSKLRLRLTDQELHRIIKPTPEPWLQPVPAPAPPTGSGGRRGPLIEFRF is encoded by the coding sequence ATGAAGAGCGGCCGATTGACACTGGATCCCACGGCTTTTTCCGTCGACCGTGGTGCAGATAAGTTTGGCTGGTCATTCGCTCGCGGTTCAGGGGTAGGCAAGTCAGTCGATCAGCAATTGCTTGGAACCGACTTGCCGTTTTCTACGCGTCGTGAAGCCGAGCAAAGGTTCAACCATTCGTTTGCTCATGTGCGGGTGCACGATGATCGCGACGGCGGCATGGTCGCACTCGGCTTGGGGGCGCGCGCGGTGACCGTGGGGCATCATATCTATGCGGCTCCTGGAGCCCTGCAGGCAGATCGAAGGGGTTTGCTGATGCATGAACTTTCGCATGTGGTTGCGCAAGATCCGGCGCTCGGTACCTATGCCGGCATCGTGCCGCAAGATCATCCGGCTGAGCGAGCGGCGCGTCAGGCAGAGTCCGGCCAGCATGTCACGATCTCGCATGCGCCCATCGGAATTTATCGCAGTCCTATGACGCGCGACCATTTCGAAAACGAGATGCGTCTTTTCGGCGTGCGGAAGATATTCACCGCAACTTTTGAGCAGCAGCGCGAGCGGCTGAACTATTTTGGCGCGGGAGCGAGACCCGGAGATTTGCTCACTAAGGCTGCCTGGAAGGCCTGGAGTCCCGGCGATGACTCTGCAGTCTATGATTGGATCGTCGCGGCGTTTAGCGGCTTTGCGCGCACTTTCGGCGGTGTTCCCAAGGTCACTGAAATCGGATTTTTCCCCGTGGACTATGAGCTCGCGGCCGATGGCACTCTGGCTCCCAAGCGTAATGTGGCGGCGGATTTTGGCGGTGGCCGTATGGCGATCTATCGAACAGCGGTAGACCAAGCGGGCAATTTTCTTATTCCGGCGGGCCGAAGCACCGACGGCGTACGGGCGCAGCTGAATCCTTCGACGGAAGCACAAGGAGTCACAGGGGCCATTACCCATGAACTGGGACATGGCTTGGTGGAAACTGCGCTGACGCCTCAGGGAAAAAACCCAGCGCCAGACCCGCAGTTTATGAGGGACTATCGACTCGCCGCAGGTTGGACGAGCGGCGCGAAACCAGAGCTTTTCGATGCCGGTGCGGCGGAGGTGCAGACAGCGTTGGAAGGCGGGCAGACACCGCCGGCGAAGTACAAAATCACCGAGGCCAATTGGAACGAGCCTACTTGGGTCGAGCAGCCGATGACGCTCTATATGACGACGCATCCGTCAGAAGATTTGCCCGAAGCGGTGGCGGCATATGTAAACACTCCAGGGCTCTTGCGCCAACGTTCACTGCGCCGCTTCCAGTTTCTCGACACGCACCGAGCAGTCCTCGCACCTTTTCTACAGCTTCACTTTTCGAAACTTCGCCTGCGCCTCACTGATCAAGAATTGCACCGGATTATTAAACCAACACCAGAGCCGTGGCTGCAACCGGTGCCCGCGCCGGCACCGCCGACGGGATCGGGCGGCCGGCGTGGGCCGCTGATCGAGTTTCGTTTCTGA
- a CDS encoding DUF4157 domain-containing protein has translation MSMPEARRGRKGNDPARSPVVQRHIALESSIGIGFAPQMVHDVLNSQGQPLDSATRAFFEPRFGHDFGAVRVHADRDAAQSASVVQARAYTVGTDLVFGGGGFVPGTASGRRLLAHELTHVVQQGQGGKQGILQRASGTDPELPGGGKELALTGELGSTHEVVIDGRPYDLLVNPDLARIKAQSNFFYIEIRDQLDRYPPLSSGAHAFILEPNSLVMCRALGNCLGWAMGTFSFRDPVSAVWDRREAFLVSLGVAIPEGEHPDTVYGRQAAQGSFPPPALWDFFMKAQFEATPTDSESAAHLALYGSGFRNTSEGPSHIAFKLPGGSFWLSKPSDVSKPVLHARADQMAGGQMGDTIRLYQRAGGPLSHIAVRPKAGQQP, from the coding sequence ATGAGCATGCCCGAAGCGAGACGAGGACGAAAGGGGAACGACCCAGCACGATCACCTGTGGTACAGCGCCACATCGCTTTGGAATCGAGCATCGGAATTGGCTTTGCGCCACAGATGGTCCATGACGTTTTAAACTCACAGGGTCAACCCCTCGACTCCGCTACGCGTGCCTTCTTCGAGCCGCGCTTCGGCCACGATTTCGGGGCCGTGCGGGTGCATGCTGACCGGGATGCCGCTCAGTCTGCCAGCGTTGTTCAGGCTAGGGCATACACGGTCGGCACCGACCTGGTGTTCGGGGGCGGAGGGTTCGTCCCAGGTACTGCAAGCGGCAGGCGGTTGCTGGCCCATGAGCTTACTCATGTCGTTCAACAGGGGCAAGGAGGTAAGCAAGGAATCCTCCAACGTGCGAGCGGAACTGATCCTGAATTACCGGGAGGCGGAAAGGAGCTCGCACTCACAGGGGAACTGGGGAGCACCCATGAGGTGGTTATCGACGGCAGGCCGTACGACCTCTTAGTTAATCCCGATCTTGCGCGCATCAAGGCGCAGAGCAACTTTTTCTACATCGAGATCCGCGACCAACTCGATCGGTATCCTCCGTTAAGTAGCGGCGCACACGCTTTCATTTTGGAACCCAACTCTCTTGTCATGTGCAGAGCATTGGGGAATTGCCTCGGCTGGGCGATGGGAACCTTTTCCTTCCGAGATCCGGTTTCTGCCGTTTGGGACCGGCGTGAGGCATTTCTGGTCTCGTTGGGTGTTGCCATCCCTGAAGGGGAACATCCCGATACGGTCTATGGCCGACAGGCAGCCCAGGGTAGTTTCCCTCCACCGGCGCTCTGGGACTTCTTCATGAAGGCGCAATTCGAGGCTACACCCACCGATTCGGAGTCGGCTGCTCATCTCGCGCTGTATGGGAGCGGTTTTCGCAATACCTCCGAGGGCCCCAGCCACATCGCCTTCAAACTTCCTGGCGGTTCATTCTGGCTGTCCAAGCCGAGTGATGTGTCGAAACCTGTCCTCCATGCGCGAGCCGATCAGATGGCGGGCGGGCAGATGGGGGACACCATCCGGTTATATCAGAGGGCAGGAGGACCGTTGTCCCACATCGCCGTCAGGCCCAAGGCGGGCCAGCAGCCATGA
- a CDS encoding four helix bundle protein yields the protein MRDFKTLTVWKTAHQLTLNVYKDCASFSKDEAYGLVSQMRRASVSIASNIAEGCGRESNLEMARFLSIAAGSASELQYQILLAGDLGILDEVSCADLERHVIEVRKMASSFMTKLKTKS from the coding sequence ATGCGAGATTTCAAAACGCTGACTGTATGGAAGACGGCGCATCAATTGACCCTGAACGTCTATAAAGACTGTGCATCTTTCTCGAAGGATGAAGCCTACGGGCTCGTCAGTCAGATGAGACGGGCCAGTGTCTCGATCGCCTCGAATATCGCTGAAGGTTGCGGGAGAGAAAGCAACCTGGAAATGGCTCGGTTTCTGTCTATCGCGGCAGGCTCGGCGAGTGAATTGCAATACCAGATACTGTTGGCGGGAGATCTTGGGATTCTTGATGAAGTCAGCTGTGCAGACTTGGAACGACACGTCATCGAAGTCAGGAAAATGGCTTCTTCGTTCATGACGAAGCTGAAAACTAAAAGCTGA